The genomic region TACGTTACTATCTTAATAATGCAGATAATTTCTTCTTCTTAAGACTTGGTACGGGTATTTCGCCAGATGAAACTACAATCTTTACGCAAGTTCAGGAAAATCCTTCTCTGGAAGCATATTATTCAAATCTCGGCTTGAATTTCACCATTGGACCTCATCATATTTTCCAGGTTGGTGGTGGTTACCTGTTCGAAGATATCACTTCAAACAGGCAAGGTGATCAATTTATTGGCAATGTTGGGTATCGCTATAGATTCTAGGTGTCTGAAACCTTAAATCCTTTTCTGGTCATGGTACCCCAGCCAGATTTAATACGGAAGATCTTCTTATAATAACCCTTCATTTGGCCATATACCAGTATTGGATGATACAGGAAAGGTTCGAGATATGCAGCAAGAAGAAGTTCTACAACCTGCTTTGGTTTGTTATAATGATTAAAGTTCTTGACATACATAAAAATGGCTGCCGTGGAAAAGATACATCCTACAATGTAAGCTGCTGTAAATAATAACACTGCCATTGTCCAGTTAATCATTCCGAAGAAAGCAAAAGCGATGATACAAATGATTCCCAGAAATTCAATAATAGGCGCTCCAAACTCGAAAAACAACCAGTAAGGATAATAGAGAATTCCCATGTAGCGATACTTAGGATTGAAGAATAATTTCCTATGGATCTTCAAAGTTTCCCAAAGTCCCCGCGCCCAGCGATCACGCTGCTTAATTAAAATATCATAATCTGGCGGCCCTTCTGTCCAGCATAAGGTTTCCGGTAAATAAACCACTTTATAAGGTAATTCCTTTTCTTCCATCAAACGTCTTAAGCGAATACATAGCTCAAGATCTTCTCCAACTGTTTTTGCATCAAATCCACTTACCTCGATCACCCTCTTCCTAGGATACATACCAAAAGCTCCAGATACGAGCATGAGTCCGTTTATTTCGCTCCAGGCCATTCGACCTAACAGAAATGCCCGAATATATTCCACGACCTGCACCATAGGCACCAAGTTGTTAGGCAAACGCAGTTCTTTCATCACCCCGTTCTTTACGACCGAATCATTTGCAATTCCAATACCACCGCCACAGGCGATAATTTCGCTGTTATATTCTTCTAGGTAAGGTCGTACCATTTTTAGTAGGGCATCCTGCTCGATGATACAATCCGCATCTGTACAAACTACCAGTTCTGATGTTGCAAAATTGATCCCGGCATTCAGGGCATCTGCACGGCCACCGTTGTTTTTATCCAGAACAGTAAGATGGGTATATTTTGAAAGTGTACTTTTATAAACATATTTTACGGTCGCCGTAGGAATAGGCTGTGTGATAAAGGTCGCATCCCTTCTCTCCAGTTTGAATTCCTTGATGAGCTTTTCCAGTGAATCATCTTTACTTCCATCATTTACCAGGATTAGTTCATAATATGGATATTGTATGGATAATAAGCTTTTTACGTTCTCAATAATGGTAAGACCTTCATTATAAGCAGGAGCAATAAGCGAAACCGAAGGAATATCTGTAGCACTAACAATATCATTTACCTGCAGGAATCGCGATTTCTTCTTATTTCGGCGTATGGCACGGCTGGCCAGGATCACACCTGCGAAATACATGCTCATCAGGGCGATCCCGTACGCAAAGAAAAAATAGTTTGCAGCAAGAAATACATATTCCCCGCTAAAAAACCTTTCTATATCATTCAACATTTAAATTTGAATTTTCAGGGTATTGCTGGTAATAGAATTCCTGGACCTTTTCTTTGTATCCATTGTTCCATAGAATTTCAGCAACATTCAGTTTTAGTTCTTCATTATTTCCATGAAGCTGTCTTAGGTAGAAGTCCACGTCAATATCAGAATTATCATAAATATAATTTAATAGTTGCGCCTGCTGGACTGGGTTTGCTACTCTTTCGTAGACATCCTTGATATAATCCATTCTTTCCGTAGACAATGCAAAGGTTTGAATACAGTAAATAGCAGTTTCACGTACCTCATAATCCGGATGCTCTAGATGCTCCATGATAAAAGGAATTTCAGTATGCAATTCAAATTTTCTAATAATTCTCATGACCAGTTTCTTACCAAAAAGCTTATCGGTCTTATAGGCCCTTTTTAACCATTTCATTTCTGGTTTTGGATACAGATCATAGAGCTTTTCAACGATCTTAATTTGTTGCCACAAGGTGATATTTCGTTTAAGGTATGGAAGAAACCTGAGTGATTCCCATCCCATAAAAACAACCATTGCGATCTGTGCTTCTCTTCGCACGAATACGTTCTTATGATTCTGAAACTTAAAGACCTCATTCATATGCTGAGACTGATTCATCTCATAAATTTCCCTAATTCCACGAGCTTTGGAATACCACCCCCACTTGGAGATTTTGGTGAATGAAGCATTGTACGGCGGGATCTGCCCATATAGCTTCTTAAGCTTGAAGTAATTCTCCCCAAGAATAGTTCGCTGAGTACGTATCATCAATCGAATAAGATACTGCACGTTATTTCTGTTTCCTTTACGGATACCAACGGCTTTTAAGCGATCATTGATCTCACTAATGAGCAAGGGATCATCTTCGTTATTATAGAGATAACGGCTTACAATATCAGCGAAAGTATATTCAATACGCTCCAGGGCACGCATACGATTCTTTCTATAGATCATGGTGACCGCTATGGAAATCCAGTAAATAAACAGGATCGCCAGCACGCATTTAATAAAAAGTAATACTCCCGCTTCGGTCATGAATATGCCTGAATTGTTGATTCGATTTCGTCCAGATCTATGGGCACTGCGTAAAAGCCAGTAATATCTTTCAATGCGAAGATCTCCTTCTTTATTTTATCCTGTCCCATGTTCGTAACCACCAATAAATTCTTATGCGGAATAATTTCCTGCACCTGGGCCACAAATTCCAGTGGTGCAATTCCTTCAAAAAGAATGTCTGTGATAATAAATTCAAAATCACTTTGTTGATCCTCTATCGTAAGCGCATCCAGCGATCTTATGGCTTTACAATCAAAATGGTTTATGGTTACAAGCCTTTCCAGAATCTTTAAAATAATTATATCTTCCTGAATGACCAGAACTTTTCGCATGCTCAAGATTTAGGTGGAAATATACGTAATAGGTCGTTAAACAGTAAAAAATAATACATTTCGGTTGATATAATATACAATTTTGAAAAATGAGTAAGAAACATCTTTCGATATTATGCTCGTTTTAACTAAGTACGCAAGAATCCTAAAACTGAAAACGTATATTTCAAATTTAGAATCTGTTACTTTCTAGAAGGTTGATCATTATAGAATAGATTATTAAAATAAGCTTGGGTACGGTCAACCAATTAAAAAATTTAGAAATGTAAGCTTATAAACCAACCTACTTTTGTCCTAAGTCTATTTATCTACACTAAGTTGTAACTGACCGAATGTAATGCTTGCTTAATCGAATTAATAGCTTTAAAATCGATTGTTATAGCATCTTTGATTGACTAATCCTATTCCTATGAAACGTAAGTTAAATATCCTTTTTATCGAAGATGATGAAATTGAGGTAATGAAACTAAATCGTACGCTAAATTCAGTAGAATTAAAGCATATGGTTCAGAATGCAAGAGATGGTGAAGAGGCATTAGAATTTTTGCAACATAAGGATCGTTTACCAGAAATAATATTATTGGATTTAAATATGCCTAAAATGAATGGTATCGAATTTCTTAGTATTTTAAAACAGGATGAAACGCTAAAGTATATTCCTACTATTATCCTTACAACATCAAGTAATCGGAAAGATTTATTAGATTGTTTTAATATTGGTATCGCTGGTTATATCATAAAACCTCTCAAATATGATGATTATGTCTATAAACTAAAAAGTGTACTGGATTACTGGAGCATTAACGAACTGATTAAAGTATAATATGAAAGGAATTGTTTTTACTGAGTTTCTGGAGATGGTCGAACAGGAGTTTGGTCTGGAAGTTCTGGATCAAATCATCAATGAATCTGATTTGAGTTCAGGAGGTGTATATACTGCGGTTGGAACCTATGACTTCATAGAAATGCAGAGGCTCATTGTAAAACTTTCAGAAAAAACAGGTTTGAGTGCAAATGATCTTCTGTATGCATACGGAAAAACATTTTTTGCAGTTCTTGAAAAGAATCATGCAAATATTTTCAGCCTATATGATGGACCACTGGAAATGCTAGCTTCCATCGAAAATCACATCCATGTAGAAGTTAGAAAATTATATCCAGGAGCTGAGCTACCTACCTTTCGTGTTATTCAGCAAGACGACAATTTTCTTGAGATGATGTATTATTCAGACAGGTCTATGTACATGTTTGCAAAAGCGCTCATGGTACAAACCTTTGACCATTTTCTTGAAAATTCAAGGATAGAACTGGAAAAAGTTCAGGACGATGGAACACAGGTGAGGTTTAGAATTTACAAAGAGCCACATGCAGTTAACTAAGAACGTTGAAATTTTAGAGCGTGCACTTATGCGTGAGAAAGCTGCCCGAAAGGCGGCTGAAGCAATATTGGAACAAAAATCACTGGAGCTATATAATGTCTCTGAAGAATTACGCCAAACTAATTCGCGGCTTGAGGAAACCCTTGATAGAAAAACTTCTGAACTTGAAGGCGTATTTGAAACATTGATTGATGCTTTCATTGTCATGGAACTATCTGGTGATGTAATTAGTATGAACCAGGCAGCCAAGGATTTGCTTGGTTTCGACCCAGAAGAAGAATCTGTTAATTTAAACCAACTTGTAAAGGACAAGTACAAGGAATATACTTTTGAAGCTTTTAAGGAGCTTACCATCCACGGAAAGTTTAACAATTATCGCGCGGTGATTATTACCAGGAATGGTGAGGAAAAGATCGTTCAGATAAATGCCAGTATCATTTATAACATTAAAGGTGAACCGATCGCTGCCCAGGGTATTGCGCGGGATATTACGCAGGAAACCGCGATGAAGCGGCAATTGCAGTACCAGAAAAGACAGCTTGATATTATCTTCGGAAATTCACCTATTGGTGTGTCCCTCGCAAGATCGATGGATGGTGGTCTTCTTATGGTAAACAACGCCATGACCAAGATGTTTGGCTACACGCCTGAAGAATTTGAAAAGGTTGATGTGAACAAGATCACACATCCTGACCATCGCAAAGAAACAATGAAATTGAGGGAGAAGCTTTTTGCAGGAGACATAGAAACCTACCAGATGGAAAAGCGGTATTTCAGAAAAGATGGAACTCTACTTTGGGCTAACACCAGTGTTACTGCCGTTCCCGATGACAACGGTGTTACTGAATATCTAGTAGCCA from Christiangramia sp. OXR-203 harbors:
- a CDS encoding glycosyltransferase produces the protein MLNDIERFFSGEYVFLAANYFFFAYGIALMSMYFAGVILASRAIRRNKKKSRFLQVNDIVSATDIPSVSLIAPAYNEGLTIIENVKSLLSIQYPYYELILVNDGSKDDSLEKLIKEFKLERRDATFITQPIPTATVKYVYKSTLSKYTHLTVLDKNNGGRADALNAGINFATSELVVCTDADCIIEQDALLKMVRPYLEEYNSEIIACGGGIGIANDSVVKNGVMKELRLPNNLVPMVQVVEYIRAFLLGRMAWSEINGLMLVSGAFGMYPRKRVIEVSGFDAKTVGEDLELCIRLRRLMEEKELPYKVVYLPETLCWTEGPPDYDILIKQRDRWARGLWETLKIHRKLFFNPKYRYMGILYYPYWLFFEFGAPIIEFLGIICIIAFAFFGMINWTMAVLLFTAAYIVGCIFSTAAIFMYVKNFNHYNKPKQVVELLLAAYLEPFLYHPILVYGQMKGYYKKIFRIKSGWGTMTRKGFKVSDT
- a CDS encoding response regulator, which codes for MRKVLVIQEDIIILKILERLVTINHFDCKAIRSLDALTIEDQQSDFEFIITDILFEGIAPLEFVAQVQEIIPHKNLLVVTNMGQDKIKKEIFALKDITGFYAVPIDLDEIESTIQAYS
- a CDS encoding response regulator, yielding MKRKLNILFIEDDEIEVMKLNRTLNSVELKHMVQNARDGEEALEFLQHKDRLPEIILLDLNMPKMNGIEFLSILKQDETLKYIPTIILTTSSNRKDLLDCFNIGIAGYIIKPLKYDDYVYKLKSVLDYWSINELIKV
- a CDS encoding heme NO-binding domain-containing protein, with the protein product MKGIVFTEFLEMVEQEFGLEVLDQIINESDLSSGGVYTAVGTYDFIEMQRLIVKLSEKTGLSANDLLYAYGKTFFAVLEKNHANIFSLYDGPLEMLASIENHIHVEVRKLYPGAELPTFRVIQQDDNFLEMMYYSDRSMYMFAKALMVQTFDHFLENSRIELEKVQDDGTQVRFRIYKEPHAVN